A segment of the Trifolium pratense cultivar HEN17-A07 linkage group LG7, ARS_RC_1.1, whole genome shotgun sequence genome:
tttttcatgcttgtcttttattttttgttgaagagCTATATAGTCTTTTGCGTCATTTTCAAATGGGTTTCCACTTTATATTGAAGCAACAGCATACTTGATGGTAGAATAAAGTCTTTCTGTGTTAATTTTCCTTTTCATTCTCTTTGCTCTAAAATATTGACGGAGGGAAAATAGAGAAACAAATATAAGAGTCTTCTCTCCGCTCGCATGTTTAATTGGATTGGAAAAGCAGAGAGTaaagaacataaacataaatttgGGTTTGATACTTGAATGGGATGAGCGCTTATTCCCAAAGGAgttctattatttttatcagAGGATTATCCTTTGTAGAGCAGCATTCTTCAATATTTCTCCTATACAATCAACCAGTATTGTCAAATAGCAGTTATAGTGGTGCTACAGTGTAGTGGAATTTTAACCAACTGCTATTGTTCCACGATATGCAATTTAGTACATAGTGTTGTAAAATAGAGGTTATATAGCataacaaaatttgaaagattTGCTAGGTTCCACGATCTGTGATTGACAATACTGTCATTAAGTcgataaaaaaatcaattagctacattttattttgtattcAAAGGAGCTTATGATAAAATGTTTGTGAGATAGCTGTTGAAGTTAGTATTAGTTGTCATTGATATTTGTCTCCTCTGCATGTAGGTGGGATTGTAAATAACACATTGCGGCCAGCCATTCCAAGCCACTGTGATCTCGAATGGAGAACACTGATGGAGCAATGTTGGGCACCGAATCCTGTAGCCAGGCCTTCCTTCACAGAAATTGCAAGTCGCTTGCGCATAATGTCCGCAGCAGCTAGTCAAACTAAGCCACAGGGAAACAAGCCATCTAAATGAGTCAGAGATAGCATTATTATTGCTATtcataatttcaaatttaatttatttaatggTACTCCAGGGAAGTTGTAGCAGGGTTGGTGCTAACCTTTaggttttgaatttttctttctttcaaatagattagattagatatatACATAATAATCTAATACTGTGCCAGACAAAGAACTTGTTGTACACCAATGCTTCAATACAAGTGCAAAATCATCATTTTCGTGGCTGCTTACTCTATCTTATCTACAATTGATATCATTCATTGTGTTCTCTAAAGTGGGCTGTTCACTTCAAAGAAGCTGATTTTTTTTCAATGTGTTCTTCCACCAAATCAAAAATAGTTTTGTTAATCCATATAATAGCAGTTTGGGAGGAAAAAAATGAGACTTAAATGCATTTTGGTCTCTTTGTTATCATTGATTCATGATTTCACTtctctatttttgttttcataattAGTCTATTTTTAACATTAGATAGATCAAAATTGCATAACTTTTAAACATAAgaccaaaaaattgaaaataatattagaGGGATTACAATCGTGAGTTGACAATAATAAAAATGCTAAAATTGTAACTTACAATGCAGATTGGCAAGGTGGGAAAAATGGATGTGCTGTGGTGCTATCTGCTCATATCAAATACCATATGAAATTTGAGACTGAAATACATGGTCAAGAAGTTCAATGAGAAATAACTGactcaacttttttcaaaaatgatacACTTCAATTGAGTGAAATAGGAAGGTATACTAATATGATTAACTCAATTAAATTGATGTTGAAAGAAACAAATAATGGAAATGAATAAGTGCATGATCATTCTACTCCCTTTTTCTTGGATTTGGATTCTGCATTCTTTGTCGAAGAAAAAGCACACAGTAAACTATCTCAACCGGTAATCTGAAAtgaatggtttcagattacaaaaGAACAAAATCTGTTTATGAGAAACTTGCCACTTGCCAAGCAGAAGCCATCATAATAGGCCTTCCTTTCCAACCAAGTAAAAGACAGCCCTTTTCACATGACAATGTATATCCCTCACAATCATAAACAGAAAGCATCATTCTAGCTTGACTTGTACACTTGAGTGGCATTACATGAAATCCTGCTCTTCCTAATTGTCTTCTCCATTGATCTACTCTTTCATGTCTCTCCATTCTATCAGGACCTTCATAAGCAACAATGTTACAAATTTCTTCTGCAAAATGTGCTCTCTCTATTTTCATCCTAATAGGACTATTTCTTGGCATACATGCTTCAAGAGAATCAAATATTGCTGAGTAATAGTGAAGTGATTCCAAAAACCTCCCTAGAAAGAAAGGTCCGTTGTGGTTTGTGTCTTGCTCTATAACTGTCACTGCAATTGGACTTAGCTTCTTGATTGATTGAAGAACTGCCTTTAGATAACCTCTACTTTCTTTCACATAATTGTGCAATTTTAAGATGCtattaacaaataacaattcACCTTCTCTCAAGTTGAGGTTCTCAATTGTAAGAAAAGAAGGCGTTGCCGGCTCTGATATTATGTGAAATTCAAGGACTATTCCTAATGAGATTGCTTCCTCCACAAGAAAATTCATGCTAGTGTGAAGTTTCGCATTGTTTTCTTTGTTCGTACTGAATCCTGTTATCCTTAGCCTTGGAGGCCCCTCGGGCCTCGAAGCGAGGTTCCTTATAAGGGAAGGCCATTGAAGAGTATGCTCCATTCCTAAATCAATTATGTGTATTGAGCTTTTACCTTTTGATCCTTGGCATATAGCTTCATTTGCAGCCATGAAACCAAAAGTAATGTAGGGTGTTGTTTGGTAAAGAAGTTGAAAAGCTTCCAACTTATTTTCCCTAGTGATCAAAGAAACATCATTAGAAGCACTTGTTGTGAGTGCACCATTTGAATATACATTATTATGAGGATAAAGTGATAACCTACACTTCAAGCCTTTGGCAAAACAGTAAGAGACTCTTTGCAATGAATCTCCTGAAGGATTTGCCATAGCCAAAATTTTCCCAAGTAACAAATTTGCCTGGTGGTTGTCTCTACAGCCTATGGCCTCAGCACAAACCAGCAACGTATGCACCAAGTCAAGGCCTTGGTTCATACCGACACTGGCTCGTGCCTGTGGTATAGCACCAAAAGTGCCATTcatttcaacttcttcttcctccattgTGATTGCGGTATTATCACATATCTCTAATTCTTCATCCTCCATTGTGGTTGGAACATATCCAATGGAGTAtgcatcaacatcatcatcttcttcattcaccACAAAGTGATAAAAACtttgatgatgattatgattCTCTTGAGACTCTTGATCTTCATACTGATCCATGTTGATGAAACTATCAACAAAGTCATCAACTTCTGAAGAAGCTAATAAACAAGGAGTTGTGTTAGTATCAAAAGTACACAATTCAATATGATCAAGTACTGTTTCTTGGTCATGGCAATCTCCTCCTTGATCTTGCTCCATTCTTGCAGGACAAAACCTTCTGATGGGGAAATCATGGTTGTCACTTTCATTCATATAGAAAGAAAGCCACATGTTTAAGTCCTCCATAGCTATATTTGAGGTATTTAAAGCTTGGAAGAAAAAGGATGGGGAGGAATAAAGTGATTTTGTGATATCTTAGACACTTTATTGCACATAACATAATTAAGGTAGTTTCCCTATTTAACTCTCAACAATAACAGAGGTTCAAAATTAGATTCCAAGATACAAAATGAATACTCAGCATTGGTATTATTAAAGAATAATACCTAGATTCCCTTAGCCTGGAGAAAACCTTTCATTAtacacattttatattttttgtctttatccCACTGGTTTCAAGGGAAAACGGCATCTAATAATATAAAGTTCAACTAAAATCCTATGATGCAGAGGTACTTTATTTGAGGGATATTACCGGTATGGCGGTATCGGATACATACTTGTACCAATACCAGGTACATACTCATACCTTAATTTATGCTATACACGTACAttagtttttttgaaaatgttgtATCCCGTACCGATATCCGTATGGGTACCAGTAACGTACCCGCACCTAGGCAACGTTGCTAAAATCTaaccaataattattttaaacatGATTTGAATTCAGATTCTCCCGTATGGTTCATTTTATGCTAATCACTTCAGTTCAATTAATTGTTTACATATTTACTATTTTATACACACAAAAATTTCCACATAAAATtatgggttaaatatattttagttccataaaatatctatttttttatgagtttagaggctaaaactttattttttatctatttttagtctctctactttattttttgtttaaaagtcTCTCtactttttataaataaaaaaataaagccTTTTTGGTCCCACGCAAGTAAGCAACCTATATTAACGGGGAAAATCTGAATTTGAAGTTAAGTTAGAATCACTGTATGTATATTGGCAAGAGACTTAAACCTTATAAGTAAATGATTAGATGTTCGATTTCTGattcttataaataaaaaagtttcgATTGGTTAGGTGTACCTCAGATATTATTCGACGGAAATTAATAAGGGAATAACTCAACTAGTGTCCATAGGAAGTTCAATCATATGTATCAACTTCATAGgctgaaactatttttttatttactcaaATCATTGTAGGTTACCAAATATGACACCGTTTATGTCCTCAAAACTAATAACCTAACATATACAATGATGTTGTTTGTcaacataaaaaattcaacaaaatcttatatTGGTTATCGACTACCAAACAGCCAACCATTTAATAATGTGTAACAGAGCATGCATGGAATGCAAAGACAAAAGTACAAatatattgtaacaaaaaaaaaagtacaaatatATTATCTAGCAATATCGTATATAAGTAATTTTCTAttcaaaaattactttttttttaaccaaacaaacttaattcatatcattaactaataaatgttcaatacataagggaataatctcaaatctatggaaactagcctAAACATTGGCCGtcctagcaagagtatgagcaaccaaattcgct
Coding sequences within it:
- the LOC123895539 gene encoding GRAS family protein RAD1-like; the encoded protein is MEDLNMWLSFYMNESDNHDFPIRRFCPARMEQDQGGDCHDQETVLDHIELCTFDTNTTPCLLASSEVDDFVDSFINMDQYEDQESQENHNHHQSFYHFVVNEEDDDVDAYSIGYVPTTMEDEELEICDNTAITMEEEEVEMNGTFGAIPQARASVGMNQGLDLVHTLLVCAEAIGCRDNHQANLLLGKILAMANPSGDSLQRVSYCFAKGLKCRLSLYPHNNVYSNGALTTSASNDVSLITRENKLEAFQLLYQTTPYITFGFMAANEAICQGSKGKSSIHIIDLGMEHTLQWPSLIRNLASRPEGPPRLRITGFSTNKENNAKLHTSMNFLVEEAISLGIVLEFHIISEPATPSFLTIENLNLREGELLFVNSILKLHNYVKESRGYLKAVLQSIKKLSPIAVTVIEQDTNHNGPFFLGRFLESLHYYSAIFDSLEACMPRNSPIRMKIERAHFAEEICNIVAYEGPDRMERHERVDQWRRQLGRAGFHVMPLKCTSQARMMLSVYDCEGYTLSCEKGCLLLGWKGRPIMMASAWQVASFS